The nucleotide window gcctaggcgctagattTTCTGTTTTGCTTGTTCCCTTTTGTTGAAACTTTGCTCTTCTTTCTCCAATCTTGTGCCtttacatgttcttccttcgaatcattctctttctttcctacaatgcaataatactaaaattaggagtaaaattggtttaaaataattcaaatttaattcattatgagttaaagaatgtctatatattaagtgcaaattatactcatcaaaagaaagacaaGTAGTCCTTCTTCCAAGCCATGATGAAGATGTCCTTTCGATTTTGCATGAAGGATTTATAGAGAGAAATTGTTGATAAATTTATTGGTAGTAGTTGAATACAATTAGAGTTTGGTGTCCTTACTATTGgaaaaaataacttatatagCCTTTCTTAAGTTGAAGAAGACCATTTGTGCGTTATTTTTTTGGTGaacttatataattttataacattaattatatttgtgatCATGGACGTACTAGAGACCTTGAGGAGGTTGGACATAAATAATAGTGCAAGTTGATTGGTTTATTTTGTAGGAAATTAATTTGGATGTACACTAATCTTGCAAGCAATTGACAATTGAATTTGCAGCATGATGATTTAAGGAGAATTTGAAGATGTTTTTGGTTAtaagataatttattttaattatttttttattaaaattcaaatgcAAACGGGTATCGTAGGGCAATCAGTTTTGTCCTTGAAGGTCCAAGTCATATTGGTAAAACGGTTTGGGTCAAGTTTTTAGGTactcataattatatatatggtcATTTAGACTTTAATCCCGTCACATTTCACAATGATGTTTTGTACAACGTCATCGATGATGTGGCCCCTCACTATctgaaattaaaacattgaaaagaATTACTTGGCGCTCAGCGACACGGAATTGGCTGTCAAATTGTAAATACGACTAATTGTGTtgagataatgatgtttattttaatttggttaagATATCTTTGatctaaatatttaagttagttatttgttgattaaaattcatattagtagagattatcttttCAGATTTTTGCCTTTATAAATGCTTCAGTGGTTATGAATAATATGTGCAGTTTTTTTTCATCTATTCTTTTAAGTTATCAGGGGTACCAGATCTTCAACAAAAAGGGAGAGTACTTTGTAGTGAAAAAATTCACAATGTCTGAAGACAACTTTTTGCAACCATCTATTTCACGTTTTGATGGTTACTACGATCATTGGAGCAtgttgatgaaaattttcttaaaatccaaggagtattggaatattgttgaattcaGAGTTGCAATCCCGGATGTTGGAGTGGTACCTACAGAAGCACAACGGAAGGAACTTGAGGCATCAAAGTTGAAAACTTGAACTcgaaaaattacttattttaggCCATTGATCAATCTATCTTGGAAACGATTCTTTACAAAGAAACATCCAAGGATATATGGGATTCAATGAAGAGAAAATATCAAGGCTCATCAAGAGTGAAGCGTGCACAACTTCAAGCCTTGAGAAGGGATTTTGAAAATCTACAGATGAAAAATGGAGAATCTGTTAACAACTATTTTGCAAGACCATGGGGTTAGCCAATAATATGTGTTTtcatggggaaaagatggatgaTGTTGCTATTGTTGAAAAGATATTGCGATCTTTGACAGCAAAATTTGACTATATAGTCTGCTGACATAGATACACTCTGTATTGATGAATTTCAAAGCTCTTTATTAGTTCATGAACAGAAGATGAACCATAATTTTACTGTTGAGGAGCAAGCTTTGAAAGCCTCTACAACCAATAACTTCTCAACATCATGAGGTAGAGGTTGAGgtggaagtagaagaagaggaagagcagATAGAGGCTACAGAAGTGGCAACAAATATATTGATGATGGTTatctaaaaagtaaaagaagaggACGAGGTCAATAGTTTGATAAATCTAAGATTGAGTGCTTTAGATGTCATCGATTTATTCATTACCGTTCTGAATGTTACACCAAGCTACCTAATGACAAAGACAAAagagaaaagtcaaattttgcaGAAAATAAGAAAGCGGAGACTTTGCTAAAGGCAATTCAAGATAGTCAGGAATCTCACAAGTCAGATATTTGGTTTGTGGATACTGGTTGTAGCAACCATATATGTGGAAGTAagtctttcttttcttacttaaATGAAGATTTTCACTCGACTGTTAGCTTTGGAGATTGTTGTACGGTGAATGTGATGGGAAAGgatgatattaatataaaaaccaataatggttttatagaaaaaaatttctaatgttttttatgTTCCTGACTTGAAATGTAACTTGTTGAGTGCTGGTCAGTTGTAAGCGAAGGGATATACAATTGCTATTCAAAAGGGTACTTATGAAATATATGATCCTTGTAGAGGTGCAATTGCAATTGTGCCCATGAGTTCAAACAGGTTGTTTCCTATAAAGATTGAATGTGCTTAACCTTGTTTGATGCTAAAACAAAAGACTCTTCATGGTTATGGCATTATCAGTATGGTCACTTGAGCTTTGGTGGATTGAAGACACTCCAAGAAAAAGATATGGTGATAAGGGCTTCCTAATATTACTGTTCCCTCCCAAGCTTGTGATCAAGAGTGTGTTGTTAGCAAACAACATCATACTCCTTCCCCAGAAGGAAAGTCTTGGAGAGCAAAAGATGTTCTAGAACTAGTTCACTCTGATATTTGTGCACCAATAAATCCTACTTCTAATGGAGGtcaaagatattttattactttcactGATGATTATTCTCGGAaaacttgggtttattttttataggagAAATCATAAGCTTTTAGTGCATTTAAAAGCTTCAAGGCATATGTTGAAAGTGAAACTAAGAAACTTATTAAAACAATCTGCACTGATCATGGAGGAGAGTACTGCTCAAAAGACTTTGTAAGTTTTTGTAATGATCATGGCATCCGAAGAGAGCTCACAGGTTCCTATtccccacaacaaaatggtgtatCAGAAAGAAAAAATCGAATCATCCTCAATATGGTGCGAACCTTGTTAACAAAGGGCAGAATTCCGAAGAATTTTTTTGGCCAGAAGTAGTGAATTGGAGCACTCATATCTTGAATAGAAGTCCTACTTTTGTTgttcaaaacaaaacaccagAAGAAGCATGGAGTGGAAGAAGACCAGTAGTAGATCACTTCAGAATTTTTAGTTGTATTGCATATGCACATATTGcagatgagaaaaaaaaacttgatgataAGGGGCAAAAGTGTGTTTTTCTTGGGATTTTTGAAATATCCAAAGCTTTTAAATTGTATGATCCATTGACAAAGAAAATTGTGGTGAGtagaaatgttatttttttatgaggaTAGCACTTGGAATTGGAGTAAGCAGCAGCCTACTTCAATTATAATTAGTGATGAAgccgaagaagaaggagaacaagtccaacatcaagaaatttcaacTAATGAAACATCTACTACTACTGAAATAACACAAACAATAGCAGAAACCCCACTTACTCATGTTCAAAAAAGGCCAGCTTGGATGGCAGATTATGAGGTAACATATTTCAACCAATCTGAAGACCTTGCTACtcactttgctttatttttcagATTGTGATCCTTTATCTTTTGAAGAAGCTGTCCAACATTCAAAGAGGAAAAGGCTATGGATAATGAAATTACatccattgaaaaaaaataaaacatgggagTTGACTAAACTTCccaaagggaaaaaaaacctTTAGTTTAAAGTGggtatacaaaacaaaattaaaccaAAAAGTAGAGATATCAGATCTGATTGGATTtactgatgcagcggtatactcgagACCGTTGATTCACGCACGAATACCCGGCAACAAACTTCCAACacttgttgatcaaagatagccaggaattggaaagagtaaaatctttattactcaatgaaatAATGATCACAAACTGACTTTCTCTTGCCcgtaggcttacattaaataggcgaaaatagcactaagaaaggagataattaaaaatttaccaaaaatagtaattctcaaatatcagcaagaaataaaagatctaacaaaataaagactattgccacaaacggctcacaaatcagagatttctatcctaagatataacgaaatcaattattactaaaaacggTAAATTAAGGTTTTCGATGCCTAAACGAtagaatttggccaaattttggtataACTCACGAGTTTGTGGGACACAAACTGGTGAGTTTTGTTCCTTacccgtttcccatcaaatagacccGGTCGAACCATAAAATCCCGTCGCCCGCCAAATTACCGAAATACCCTTCCATCAAACTTCTCCATGTACACACATGCTAATTCATCTATACGCTCGTCATCATTTACAGATAGTGATTATGCAGGAGATTTAGATTATCAGAAACACACATCCAGTTATGTATTTATGATGTGTTTTGGAGCAATCACATGGTCATCAAAGAAGCAACATATTGGCATTCTTTCAACTACTAAGGCTGAATTTGTAGCAGCAACAGTTTGTGCCTCTCAAGTAGTATGGCTGAGAAATATTCTTGAagaacttcaatttaaaaatgaaagcaTTCATGCAAGGGAGAaagctttaaaatatttaaacttacaTGATAAACATAAGTTTAAAGGAAAGTGTTGAAATAATGATgcttattttaatttggttaggatatctttgatttaaatatttaagttagttaTTTGTTGATTACAATTCAAATTAGTAGAAATTATCTTTTAAGAtttttgcattgattatgaatAATATGTGCAATTTttctcatctcttcttttaagcTATCAAACTGGTTTAAATAAAAGACAGTATTCCATCATTTGTTATCTGTAATCCCGGACATGGATTAAGCTAATACTTATGTAGTCATAACCGGGTTGAACCGGACCcgggcatatatatatagacggTCCGGTTCCATCCAAAAAACCGGCCTAACTGAAAATCGGTGTTAAATAGTGTGAACCGGGCGGTTGAACCGTGAACCGGATGAACCGGGCCCGGTTCACATGGTTGAACCGcctatttttatattcttttttaattaaaattaaaagccAAAAGGTAAAACCTATTTTGTGTGTATTTAATTTGAATGAACCAATATTAAAAGAAGTTGGTTATGTGGTTTATTAAGTTTGAtcattgatatatatttaatttatatgttagaaaactttttttttttttgcctagtgtgcttttaattttaatgttggAATCATTTTATGaggtttatttgatttaatattcatgaattttatttacatCTTACAATCTTTTATTTTACATATGAGATAAATGTTGTGAGATTTGTTTTGTTACATatcttatatgtatttaatctaaaatttaaattattatttaatatattatatatatttaactattattattttttaaattccgGTTCAACCACGGTCGAACCTCTCAACCCTTTAACCTTACTTTTACCCAATTCAATGGTCCAATCCGGTTCTGACTACCCTAGGCTAATACTTGGGGACTACTCCATTGATATTCCATCTTCTTTTTACATATTCTATTAGTTTGTGGGCCCCATGTTCTTAGAGCCTTTGTTCCATCTTCTTTTGACATATTATATTAGCTTGTGGGCCCCATTCTTCCCGGAGCCCTTGTTCCATCTTCTTTTGACATATTAACATATTATATTAGCTTGTGGTCCCCATTCTTCCCAGAGCCCTTGTTCCATCTTCTTTTGACATATAATATTAGCTTGTGGGCCCAGTGTTCTCAGAGGGACGGAGCAGGGGGGGCAGGGGGGCGGCCGCCCCCCTGTCGCCGGCGGGGTCTGCTGACCCTGCCTACTCCTTTCCCTCCCGATGCCCCCCTTCTGCCAAAGCCCAAGCCCATCCTCCTCCCCCTTCCACCCCACccctttaatcatttttttaatatattttttaatttgttatctttatatattttcatatttttaatattttcattattttttatatttattattttattttttcatttaaatgatttaattatttatttaattcttttttattagatgtttttgttgagtttgctatttttaacaattttgagaaaatttgtaaaaatatgtatgattgatttagagatttcaagaaaaactaaagctttaattcaataataaatatttttttaaaattatgattaatttaaatagaagtttaaatgaaagttattattttttaaaaatatttaatatcagtttttttgtaattaataagatcttaaatgtaattaattcataaaaaatatttttttaaaaaaattaaatgaattcagataaattataaaattacatatgTCCTGCAAATgagaattgttttttttaatttaaaatattatctatatttttacaattatgaATCAGAATTACATCAACTCAAGGGTAAAGCCAATAAGGCAATTACTTTAGgcactttattttttaaaatcctcatctttagattttttttaataataattttaaaaattaaaattttgaaagactaccaataattatcataataaaaaaatattttaatttaatatttaatcaatataatttaattttagttaatttttaaattttaaataatacaataatatattaaatattttattttaatgcttaatcAGTCATATCTTCTCgaactaatttttcaaaattctattataATGCTActttttcatgcatttgtttctccaaaattaatataatatttatttcttttaattataaatgagagcttttgtagtttttatattgttacaaaaaaaatttttgttagattttttactttgttgagttttattcacaaattttaaatatattcttttatCATGAGTTTAGTAGTATGtgaaaatgataaacaaatatctcaaataagtatttattaaaataaaatctaaataaatttaatttttattaaataaattagacgatttattctaaaattcctTTATATACCTCAAGTTATTTTAAACAGCCCtgagtttgaattttaaaaaaaaaatctaaatgttaataatttattttgatatattaattaattttaattatttcttttaaattttaatttattttattatttaaaatttttaatttaaaattattattatttatttattttaaaacttgtagTTAGCCCCCCTCTATATAATTCCTGGCTCCGCTCCTGCCGGTAGGATCATTTTATCAGCAaacaaggtttttttaatagtgTGGTTTAAACCATACCCTGTCTGCtaggattatttatttatttatttatttattaatgcaGCAATTTCAAAGGCAAGAACAAGCTAGTGTTGTATGCTGATAAAACTATCTTATTTAACTCAAAGTAGAAGCTTTCATTTTATTGAAGTGTTTGtggtacatttttttttaataatagacgacaagcgcttttttttatgaatataaacagtactaaacagtactagaacccggatgtacaatatatgtacagtatgaaaataatatagaaatccTGGATGAACAGTGTTTGTGGTACATTAattgataatatattatttcgattttttttttatttattattcgcACTTCCTTCATGGCCATGCAGCACATAGTCTCTAGCCTGCTCTCAGTCTCTCCCTGATCATCTTCACTCCCATCATTCTGAgcataaaaaagtaaaatacaatGATTAGAGCAAATAATACCAGTATTCTGACgtatatttatcacaaataaagTTTATTTGACTTGATCATAAACAATTATGCAATTTTataagatcatatatatatatatatatatatgttttctaaGTTGATAAAAAACAAGATACATAGAGACAGAGAGAAGTGGATAAGTTAACCGTGTTATCAACAGTATCAAAGCACGATTTGACAGTTCAAATTGAAATATTGTGGATCtcactttttattatgctattCATAAACACAAAAACAGTATTTATCTACGTAATAAAATTTGGATGAATTAGAGActattggatttcaatccaatgaTTTAGCACTTACATTCGTAGATACAAtatctacaaatttttttagacAACACAACCTCTATGTTTTATAGTATATTAGGATTGtctatttatttttgggttatattattttttttaaatgcctgcACAATCTTATAACCTCAAAATtatgtatcttttttttttcttctggcATGCCATTGCCCAGCACTTATAGTACATGGTctacaaacaaatataatttcttgaattatttaaaagatCAATTATTactgttttttaaataattattatcagAGATAACCTACAAATCTTCTAATATTTAACCTTCATAATTATTGCACCAAAGccttaaatacataaataacttcataaatattctttatttaatataattctaCTGCTCTTCCAATAAATCATgttcaactatttttttattaaataaaaataatattaaaaaattaatttatttttttataatttttatattatcaactaattttaatcaattatttaattcatatatattaattaaaatagaaaaattaaaaagactaGAGAAATTAAATACCTGCCCAGCATCATAACAGTGGCCTGAGGATTAGTCCCCGGGGATTCAACAAACAAAGAGCTATCCGCCACCCGAATCCTCCCAACTCCAATGACCTTGTAATCCCTATCCACCACCTTCCCAACAATACACCCTCCATGGTAATGCCACAAAGTTGTCACACTTCTCTTGCAGAACTCAGGTAATGACTTTGTCTCATTCCCACTCTTCGGTATCAAATTTATATTAGCATTCACACTCATGTTCAACAACATCTCATCTGTGTAACTTAAGTTCCCCATCAGCTCAATCACCGGCCTTGTTTTCGCAATCTTTAATAACAAACTAACTCCTGCAACACATCGCCGGAGATCTTCGGGCTCGGCGAAGTAGTTAAAGGTAACGGCCGGGTTGCTGGTTACATTGGTGTTAACAAGGCTGAGGTTTCCTTTGGAGAGAGGACCTATGACCTTCTCAAGAATAGAACCTCCTCGGAATATCTCTTTTTAACTACATTAAATAATAGTCTCACATtagttaatttgataaatattaataatattatttatataatctaaaataaaaattacctcAGACATATTGCCATTCTCGATAGTGACGATGCTGTCATTATTTTGGCCAAAGCCACTGCTGGACTCAACGTAGAAACCCTTAGTAGTGATGCCTACTACTTGaagtagtgtttgcttttgtaTTTCTGGTGAAGGGATTTGGATGTTGTTTGATGGGTTGTCTGCCATCTCTTTTCCTACATGTTCATTGTTTAGTATCACCGTAATATTCATTTTTCTTAGGTCTTCCTCTGGTCCGACACCGCTTAGTAATAATAATTGCGGCGTTCCAATCGCGCCGGAGGTTAAGAGTATCTCACTTTGCTCATCTGCTTTGATAGATGCTTCATGTCGATTGCCATTCTCGTCGTTGAAGATCACTCCGATCGCTTTGGGGTTTGTacctgtttaaatatttatttaatttgacaATGCAAAGTTGTTAATCATCACCATCGCCACAATAGACGAGTGGTAATACAAATAACTTCCattctgaaaattaaaaaatttgacttCTTTTTAAAACGTAGTTAAAGATTTAGAGAATGTGTGGAGTGGCCCATTCACATTAgccctaaaataaaaaataaaaaagagtaaattatttaaatagttaaatagttACCAAACTATTTAGATACTCCTATTTGaattattaagttttaaaaaaatttacttggtATCTCAATTTGAGATTCACATTTAATTGAGTCATTAATGCGCTCATGCTGTTAATAACAGACTAATGTAGTATAAGTTACGTTGCATAACTTATGCCATATATGTCTCgtaatcaaatattatttttaccgTGTTAGAAACTCTTTTAACTGAAATAACTCTCACCGTTATTAAGAGAAATAAAGGAACACACCAACCTTTGGTATCAAAGACGATCTTTTGCACAGTGGcataaatgaaaacatgaagGTTGGGGGGGTTGCCAGCGGCCAAGAGATCGGCGGCGGTGTGTCGGAAGCCGTTCTTATCGAAGATAGAACCGCCAAACTTCGTCCCGTTGATATGTTGATAGGTGTATCCATTGAAGGGAGTGACTCCAACCTCCAAGAGCCCATCCTTCACTGAACTTTGCCATGGCGCCGCTGGCTTCAAGAAGACTATCTTGTCCTCCACCCATTTGTATGACTCATTCACCAACACTTCATCCCATCCAGCATTTCTTACAAAACTACGTAAATATaatgttatttataaaattactatataactatataatatatttgaagcatagaattaattatgaataaataaaatattatcctAAATTAacgagtttaaatttttatgtatataaaaaaaaatttgttgagaaatgtctattttttataaaattttaaaaaataaactccaTCCGATcattttaatgtactttcataatttttaataaattatatttaactatatatgttattaaatcatattttaaataattttaaaaagttaatatatttttttataaattttaaattgccAACTAATTAATCAACTTTATTAATTCatgtgaattagttaaaatggacaaataaaaaatacaggAGAGAGTATATATTATCCTAGTATATAATCTCTAATATGAAATTCTAAAATGCCttgtgcattatttttttaatgtgatttttgcaaatctatatatatatatatatatatatgccattgAGAAACTACCCTTGTAAAAactattattatctttataCCTCTATGTTTATACCATTTAAGATATGTTATTATATGTGAACTCAATTTTAGTTAACTATTTGCTGCATCAGAAGAAATGATGCCCCGAGATATATTGGCAAAGCTATAAttgtcatttttttctctttttcattttaatgttattaattttttttttttaatcacaggAATGTACACATAAATATGATCAGTTCTATATAAAATAGTTGgttatctcaattttttttcccaactcAAAAGAAACGTGGAACTTGgcatatgaataataatattattatctcaaaattaagaaacaaagaagacaCAAACCTAGGCTGAGCTCTAGAGTAGAAGCCAGCATTGATGCAAGTATTGCCACCCAAAACTCTTGCTCTATGATTGAAAACACCATCAGTTGATAGGAACCTTTGAACAGGAGAGGTTGGTGTGGAGTGTGCCAAACTAATGTGGAAATTTTCTAAGCGTGAGATGTTAGCATTTCCATATGGTGATCCACCTCTTTCTagcaccaaaaccctaaatattTTAGACAGTGTTGCTGCCAATGGACACCCTGCTGTTCCTCCTCCAACCACTATGTAGTCATATGGTAAGTTTGGCATTGTTGAAAAACTACTTGCATTTCtgaagtttggttgtttgttgtttgcttGTGAGAAATTCCCTacaagatttattttaataagtgAAGAAATTTACGtcaaatatagaaattaaaataaaagatcctGATCTATTTGAGACAgtgagaaattaaataaaaataataataataataataataataatatattgaatataaaaattttaaatatgtactaacactgaatatatatatatatatatatatatatatgataaatatggATAAGTTACATATCAGGAATAGACACACATGAGGAGCTGAGTTTTACAACACCAGTACAAATTGGAATTTGAACCCATCTCCTCAATGTAACAAACACCTTATAGAAAAAACTCGATGTTAATAAATAAAGGTTATTGACAAAATACTGAAGATATTGTGATggacaaatttattaaatttaataaatataaatatatatataatgaaatgtCTTGCATGGAGATTGGAGGGTAATAATGACATGGAGATTGGAgggtaataattaatataaggaTGAAGACgaatagaaaaaagaaatagcCATGTTTCTCTAAGCCATCTTGACTTAGACTCCTTTTCTCTCCTTATTgcactttgtttcttttttttggtgtgATTATATATAACATCATCAAAGAATAATATACTGAATTTAGAATCATAAAATAcatgtaaatataaaatatattttaataaatattaaacattcacggataatattaaaaaatatatataaaaactgaAATACCATGACATGGATATAATGAGAcgaggatgaagatgaaaagaaaCAGAAATAAGTCATCCTTCTTCCTGGCCATGGTGACTTAGAGTCTTAGATGCCCTTTCGCTTTTGCATGAAGGATTTATAGAGAGAAATTGTTGATAAATTTATTGGTAGCAGTTGAATACAATTAGAGTTTTGTGTCCGTACTATTGAAAAAATAACTTATCCTTTCTTAAGTTGAAGAAGACCATATgtgcattatttttttggtgaacctatataattttaaaacattaattatatttactaTTATTGGGTGACCATGGACTAGAGATCATGAGGAGGTTGGACATAAATAATAGTGCAAGTTGATTGGTTAATTTTGTAGGAAATTAATTTGGATGTATACTAATCTTGCAAGCAATTGACAATTGAATCTGGAGCATGATATTTTTAAGGAGAATTTGAAGATGTTTATGGTTATAagacaatttattttaattattttttattaaaatatatgtcaCTCATTTCATCACCGATACTATTTGGTTACAAGCtcttattcatttaattattattattatacaatcaaattaattttttatatgatttaaaatactcaagttattaataaatatgtgGAATAAAGAAAAACACTCTCTGAATTGAGTTGGTGATTATATTTTAAGAATATATGATGTATAAGTATAcgtataacatatatatatatataatagtgacAACACGTGTAGTACTAAAGTATAATAGTTAGATAGCA belongs to Dioscorea cayenensis subsp. rotundata cultivar TDr96_F1 chromosome 17, TDr96_F1_v2_PseudoChromosome.rev07_lg8_w22 25.fasta, whole genome shotgun sequence and includes:
- the LOC120280971 gene encoding LOW QUALITY PROTEIN: protein HOTHEAD-like (The sequence of the model RefSeq protein was modified relative to this genomic sequence to represent the inferred CDS: substituted 3 bases at 3 genomic stop codons) — protein: MPNLPYDYIVVGGGTAGCPLAATLSKIFRVLVLERGGSPYGNANISRLENFHISLAHSTPTSPVQRFLSTDGVFNHRARVLGGNTCINAGFYSRAQPSFVRNAGWDEVLVNESYKWVEDKIVFLKPAAPWQSSVKDGLLEVGVTPFNGYTYQHINGTKFGGSIFDKNGFRHTAADLLAAGNPPNLHVFIYATVQKIVFDTKGTNPKAIGVIFNDENGNRHEASIKADEQSEILLTSGAIGTPQLLLLSGVGPEEDLRKMNITVILNNEHVGKEMADNPSNNIQIPSPEIQKQTLLQVVGITTKGFYVESSSGFGQNNDSIVTIENGNMSEVIFILDYINNIINIYQINXCETIIXCSXKEIFRGGSILEKVIGPLSKGNLSLVNTNVTSNPAVTFNYFAEPEDLRRCVAGVSLLLKIAKTRPVIELMGNLSYTDEMLLNMSVNANINLIPKSGNETKSLPEFCKRSVTTLWHYHGGCIVGKVVDRDYKVIGVGRIRVADSSLFVESPGTNPQATVMMLGRMMGVKMIRERLRAG